The Nonlabens sp. Hel1_33_55 genome contains the following window.
TGAATTAGGCTTTCATTATGAAGAAAGCTATGAGTATGGTGGTGAGGTTGTAAAAATGTCTAAAAAAGCCCAGCCAGCAGAGAGTTATTACGGACTAGGCGATAAGCCGGCAGATAACAACATGCGCGGCAAGCGATTTGAACTTTGGGGTACGGATCAGTACGCCTTTGGCAAACAAACAGATCCTTTATATAAAAATGTACCTTTCTATTTAGGCCTACAGAATAAGATGTCCTACGGGATCTTTTTTGATAACACCTTTAGATCCTATTTCGATTTTGCACAGGAGCGTCACCACGTGACCAGTTTCTGGGCGCAAGGTGGTACGATGGACTATTATTTCATTTACGGTCCTGATGCTAATAGCGTTGTAAGTGGTTATACAGATTTAACTGGTAAGCCAGAATTACCACCATTGTGGGCTTTAGGGTTCCATCAATGTAAGTGGAGTTATTATCCAGAAAGTAACGTTCGTGAGGTGGCGCAGAAATTTCGCGATCTAAAGATTCCATGTGATGCGATCTATCTAGATATAGATTATATGGATGGATTCCGTTGTTTTACTTGGGATGACGAGAAGTTTCCTAATCCTACAAAAATGATTAGCGACCTGCGTGAGGATGGTTTCAAGACCATCGCGATCATAGATCCAGGTATTAAAGTAGATCCAGATTATTATGTCTATCAAGAAGCTATGGATAACGATTACTTCTGTAAAAGAGCTGATGGTCCTTACATGAAAGGTAAAGTCTGGCCTGGTGAATGTTATTTCCCAGACTACACTAATCCAGAAGTAAGAGAATGGTGGGCTGGATTGTTTAAAGGACTCATTGCAGACAATGGTCTTGCCGGTGTATGGAATGATATGAATGAACCTGCAGTAATGGAGGTTCCCAATAAAACCTTCCCAGACGATGTACGTCATGATTTTGATGGTCATCCTTGTTCTCATAGAAAGGCACACAATATTTATGGTGCTCAAATGGCAAAGGCTACTTATGAAGGTGTGAAGAAATTCATTTATCCTAAGAGACCTTTTGTAATCACTAGGTCTGCTTATTCTGGAACACAGCGCTACACGTCAAGTTGGTTTGGTGATAATGTGGCTACTTGGGAGCACTTGAGCATAGCAAATATACAGGCACAGCGCATGGCGTTATCAGGAATGTCTTTTGCGGGATCTGACATTGGTGGTTTTGCAGAGCAGCCTACTGGAGAGTTGTTTGCTCGCTGGATAGCTCTTGGGATATTCCACCCATTCTGTCGCGTACACTCTAGTGGTGATCATGGAGACCAAGAACCATGGACGTTTGATGATAACATTACTGATATCACACGTAAGTTTATTGAGCTTAGATACAAACTGTTGCCTTATCTATACACCACGTTCTGGCAGTATGCAGAAGAAGGTACACCTATGCTCAAGTCATTGGTACTTTACGATCAGGAAGATCCACAGACACATTATAGAAATGACGAATTTATTTTTGGTGACAAAATGCTGGTTTGTCCAGTGTTGGAACCTAACTCTAAAGGCCGTCGCATGTATGTGCCTAAAGGTGAATGGTACAACTTCTGGACTCGCGAGACTATAACTGGTGGCAAGGAAGAATGGGTAGATGCAGACATTGACCAGATTCCGTTGTTTGTCAAGGCTGGATCCATTATACCGCGTTATCCTGTGATGCAATATGTAGGTGAGAGCAAGATTGAATTCTTGACTCTTGATGTTTATTATACCTTGGGATCAGATAAATCTGTAGTTTATGAAGATGCGTCAGACGGTTATGACTACAAGAAAGGACGTTTCAGTTTACGTAACCTTAGATTTAAGGGAACTAAAAATCAGATGACCATATCGCAGTTCAAGGATGGTAAGTATATTACAGAATATGAAACACTGCGTTTTAATTTCATAGGCCTACCATTTGAGATCGATTACGTAGAGGTGGACAATGTGCGCATATCATTGGAAGACCTTCAATATGATGCCAAAACTCAAACCATGCTAGTCAACAAGGAGTTCAGTGAATTCCATGTGGTTGGTAAATAAACTGTTGTAGCAGCGTTAGTTAGCCTGCACGATATGTTTTTATAAGATAAGAATGTTGGGGATATCGCTTTCGCGAAAGCGAACTTTCCTCAACATTTTTGTTTTTAATAAGGTTTGCATTAATACAAATGATAATAACAGACCCTAGCTTACTTCATGTTTAAACAAAATGGTAAGATGGTTGTTGAATGCCACAAAGTGGAATTGGACTTATGTCTTTACCGTTGAACTAGGCTCGAATCTTAGGTTGTTTTCCTGTATGTGAAAATTGCCTTTGAGTAATAAATAATATTGAAAGCTAGATGTGGGTCTAAATCTTACGGTAGAGGTCCTGCTAAAACACTTACCTGATAAAATATGATTAATTGTTAAGCGCATATTTAGTTCTCATTTCAAAATGTTTTACTTTGTTAGAAATTACCCATAGATGATAACATTACTACAAGGCGTTCTGGAACCTAAGCCAGACGTTAAGGGCGAGATAGATGTAAACCCTACCAGTTTTATAGAGAAGATCGATACCTGGCTGGATGGCTTCGTGAAGATTCTTCCCAACGTTCTTATCGCCATAGGCTTATTCATTGCTATGTTTTACATAGCTCGATGGATAGGTAAAACGGTACGTGAACAACTTAAAAAGCGCAATAGATCCAATTTTGGAGAAGTATTAGGAAGCTTTACAAAGTGGATTCTGATTATATTCAGTTTTGCTGTTTGTGTCACCATTATCG
Protein-coding sequences here:
- a CDS encoding glycoside hydrolase family 31 protein; translated protein: MITNTELHKSGNVFPGMLTSFTHVVDTLIFNSDNGVILQVQVLRDSVLRFKYGTGGKMEDDFSYAIDEGGNRGYNKLKVTEEEAYYEITTSKIVCQIAKIDLRSRIFDINGKIICEDELGFHYEESYEYGGEVVKMSKKAQPAESYYGLGDKPADNNMRGKRFELWGTDQYAFGKQTDPLYKNVPFYLGLQNKMSYGIFFDNTFRSYFDFAQERHHVTSFWAQGGTMDYYFIYGPDANSVVSGYTDLTGKPELPPLWALGFHQCKWSYYPESNVREVAQKFRDLKIPCDAIYLDIDYMDGFRCFTWDDEKFPNPTKMISDLREDGFKTIAIIDPGIKVDPDYYVYQEAMDNDYFCKRADGPYMKGKVWPGECYFPDYTNPEVREWWAGLFKGLIADNGLAGVWNDMNEPAVMEVPNKTFPDDVRHDFDGHPCSHRKAHNIYGAQMAKATYEGVKKFIYPKRPFVITRSAYSGTQRYTSSWFGDNVATWEHLSIANIQAQRMALSGMSFAGSDIGGFAEQPTGELFARWIALGIFHPFCRVHSSGDHGDQEPWTFDDNITDITRKFIELRYKLLPYLYTTFWQYAEEGTPMLKSLVLYDQEDPQTHYRNDEFIFGDKMLVCPVLEPNSKGRRMYVPKGEWYNFWTRETITGGKEEWVDADIDQIPLFVKAGSIIPRYPVMQYVGESKIEFLTLDVYYTLGSDKSVVYEDASDGYDYKKGRFSLRNLRFKGTKNQMTISQFKDGKYITEYETLRFNFIGLPFEIDYVEVDNVRISLEDLQYDAKTQTMLVNKEFSEFHVVGK